AAACCGGGCTAACTCAGCTCCTTGGTTTTCTAAGTCACTCAAGGGTAGCGGTTGCCCTACTCGGGTTAAGGGTGTTTCGCCCTTGCCTTTAACGGCTAAATAGATGGCTCGTTTAGGGCTGAGTCCATCGCGAATATCGACGCGAATAGACTGGATATCCTCTAGGGGATAGGTGATTTCAATCCGACGGTTTTTGCCTGGAAAGCCATTGCGAAAAATCGTCACCTGGTTAGTTTCGCGGTTAAATTCGTTGTAACCACCCCCGACATCCAGCAAAATGACACCCCACAGGTAGCTTGACAGTAAGAGTGCTGCGACGCCATAAAACCCCATAGCAATCCCCTGGGGTACGAAAATTAGCTCTGTGGGATTGGAAAAGGGAATGAAATTGATTTTGAAATAGCTGGAAAGGCTGGCCAAGAAAAAGCCAACGCCTCCAATCAAAACCACCGTAGCCCACCAGTAGTTACTAAAGCGGCGGGATCCTAAAACCGATTGGCGTAAAATGCGATCGCGTTGAGGTTTCGATGCAACAGGCGCAGTCATAATCAATTCTCATCTAAATCATCGATAACAGTCTTGGGTTGCTGGCTCAACCCTGAGAGTCTAAAGCCAGAGGCGTGAAAACCCTACCCGTTGCCAACCCTATCTTCCCGTTTTACACCTAGAACTCAAAGCAGACTCTACAACCCTAGAGCTGTTGTCCAGATGAGGAGTCTCTAGCTAAGTTCCCTTGGGCAGTACAGCCGCTAGTCAACCTAGAGAAGATAGGAACAATGGACGGCCCTGTTACTAGTCTACGGGAATTAGAGGGCTTCCGATGTCCTGCGATCGCTCCCGGTTGATTTGGCATGCTGCGGCTCCAACTGCCGATCCGGCCTCATCTTGTTGTAGGGCATGATCGGTGAT
This region of Candidatus Obscuribacterales bacterium genomic DNA includes:
- a CDS encoding photosystem I assembly protein Ycf4 — encoded protein: MTAPVASKPQRDRILRQSVLGSRRFSNYWWATVVLIGGVGFFLASLSSYFKINFIPFSNPTELIFVPQGIAMGFYGVAALLLSSYLWGVILLDVGGGYNEFNRETNQVTIFRNGFPGKNRRIEITYPLEDIQSIRVDIRDGLSPKRAIYLAVKGKGETPLTRVGQPLPLSDLENQGAELARFLGVPLEGL